The Calliopsis andreniformis isolate RMS-2024a chromosome 5, iyCalAndr_principal, whole genome shotgun sequence nucleotide sequence TCCCGTAAAAATTGCATCGATCAAGCCGAGGAAGAGGTTGAGGCGTTTTAATCGTCGACCGGATTCCTTCAATTGGACGGGAAAGTAATCCCGGGAGCGACGTCCCTTCCCCTTCCTTAGCTCTCTGTATCGTTGTTCGCATACTTTCGCGAACTTTGTTCGCTGTTCTTGAAAACTTTGCGAATCGGTTTCACTCCGGCAACTCTCTCGCAGCATGAAAGATACATCGCCCACCCTGTTGCCTCGGTCATTCAGAAACGCTGGCGCGTCTGTGTTCGTTGGAAAATTAGCTGAACTCGATACCACgtggctctctctctctctctctctcgttctcCTCTCGTTTCAAATGCGCGCTCCTATGAATGCTTTCGTGCGATTCTCGAACGCGTGGGAGGGTCGGAGGGCACTTGTTTCGCATGCGTAATTACACGTGTACGTTTCTGATCTTAGGATTGTGCCGACTATTTACATATTCCCTCTGGTATACTGTTAATACTGTTTAAGTCTTTGCTAAACTGCGCTCGTTACGATCTCTAGAGGATACACGGTGATTTTCATTTGAAACACAGTTGCTGACCTCATAACGAAAACAACCCTTCTTCTGGGACAGTAGAAAAACTGTAGCAACTTTCATTTTTCTTcttaatacaatagaaatatattcGTCATGGTacacatattgtatttttgacGGGATAGGTTTCACTGTGTCGGGAATCTCTTTTCTGGTCAGTAGAATGTGTTCCAATTAAAGGGTATCGTAAAATTTGACAAGGCTGTTTTTCTTACGACCTCTACTTGATTTATTACTTTCGCGATGTAACAATAGGCAACAGGAAAGTCCAAAAATTTGACTCTTTTAGTAATCCTACCTCGAACAAGACAAACCCTCTTTCACCTTTTCACGAATTAACAACACAACGAGTATTGCCCACTCAAAGGGATACCTTCAACCACGCAAATAGGTATATTTCCCTCCCCTCATCGACTGCTCCAAACATTCCCCTCGGTGGCCCAGGTTTTTAATATCCCACTGTCCAAAAACAATGCCCCGTCCCTAGGGTTCTCGAACGCCGCCATTCAATCGCGACCGTCTTCATCCCCTGCCGTTTTCACGCTTTCACCGTACTTCTTCCACCCATAACGCGACAATACGCTCCTCGGCCCGAGAACGCTATTAGAGGCTTAACGCGGTGACCCCGGCTCCTCCGTCATAAACGCCGTCCAACCCCTTTTCCGTTCCACGTCACCGTGCACGCGGCCGCTTTCGAAAATTTTCGCCCGTTAAAAAGAGGGGAGAATCGATAGACTCCCAACCCCGTGTCGAACGCCCACGCGGCCGTTACCTCGTGCTCGCCACCCGCTCGCGTATCTCTGCGATCTCACACCTACCTGGACACCCACGTAATCGCCAGCCGAGTGGAAATCCTGGTAGCTGGTCGGAGCGAGCTCGAGGAACGACAGGAAGAAAGCGAACGGAAAAGGGTGGTCTCGGGAATGAACGTCCGCGACCGATCAAACGTGGGGCGGAAGGCGACTAAGCCTGGGAAATGAGAGAAAATAAGGAAGAAGGAGAGGAAGAGGTACTAGAAGAGAAATTGAAGGGAAGGGGGAGGAGAAATAGGTAGAGGAGGAACAAAAGAGAGGGAGGAGGGTAACTAAACTTGGAAAACTGCAGgaaggaagaaaagaagagCAAAGAGAAACTAATAGAAGAGGAATGGAAGTATGCACTGAGAAAGTGAAAGAGAAATATGTAGAGAAGGTGCAGGCGAAAAATCGGGGAGGAGGATGACTGTGCTGGGAAAATtagagaaaataaaaaagaaataaacgaAGAGGAAACTAAAGAGAAGGAACCATCAAATGAAGTGAATACTCATAGAAACAGTGAGGTGAATAGAAACAAAACTTCATCCTTATTTGCTAATAAACAGACGCTTACTATTATGTATCAATAGAATAGAACAAGTCTCCTTAACGATATAATAAGTAAAGAATATTTACAGTTAGCTGGAAGTTTGCCTTCATTCACCCCACTTGACGATACCTAGAGAAAATCGCGAGAGACGGCAAGCAAGCCTGGAAAGCCATCGCAAGAAAGGCCGTAGAAGAGGAAACAGAAGAGCGCAGAAAATCGCGAAGATCGGTAGCCCCTAGCATCGCGGAGGAAATAGCTCGAGAGGTAGAGAGGGGTCGAGGGACACAGAAGGAGCGGGTGGCGCAGGGGGCGAGTGGGTGGCAGCGGACACAGGAAGACGGGAGGGAAAGAGCAAAGGTGTAGGGAGCAAGGGGAGGCGGGGGTCTCGGTGGAAATTTACCGGAGCGCGAGTTACGGGAACTTGGCCGTAGCTGGTCGGAGGCTACGTGGTAGCTCGCTATAGCTGGCTGCTTCGCTCGCCTCGGTCGTTCGTTCGCTCGCCCCCGTGTATATACGCCGCGCGGCTTTCGCATCCGCGGCTAAGAGCAAAGGGGCGCCAAGGGTTCGAGTCCGTCGCCGGAT carries:
- the LOC143178944 gene encoding uncharacterized protein LOC143178944, whose amino-acid sequence is MRENKEEGEEEVEEEQKRGRRVTKLGKLQEGRKEEQRETNRRGMERRCRRKIGEEDDCAGKIRENKKEINEEETKEKEPSNEVNTHRNSELAGSLPSFTPLDDT